A DNA window from Arachis hypogaea cultivar Tifrunner chromosome 18, arahy.Tifrunner.gnm2.J5K5, whole genome shotgun sequence contains the following coding sequences:
- the LOC140181328 gene encoding uncharacterized protein produces the protein MHPSDQNKTAFITEYGNYCYKVMPFNLKNAGGIYQRLMDKVFAKQIGRNIEVYVDDMVAKTKFGNNHLNDLAEIFAQLRKYNMQLNSEKCTFGVQSGKFLGFMLTNREREKKQYPIYFTSKTLQNAELRYPSIEKLALALFLADFIAEFLVPSTTEDYIEWSLYVDGSSNPQGCGTSIILDDSHGNVIEHSLNFLFKASNNQSEYEALIAGLRLAADLNITELKVYCDSLLIVQQHIPRESNGRADILSKLASTQPNGSSLYQSTLFKPSIELTQILSVTQEADYEDSLVHYLNVFAEQKPSLHLLRRMKGFVDLKIKQHFSLVEHPQTNGLREAANKAILHALRKKLDDAKGLWAELIPKIIWGYNTTIHSTTKETPFRLVYGSDAMIPVEISQSSLRTEMADHTTKDIARQSKLDLVEEVRSSTAIKHLAMQQHIARRYNKRLHPRSFQVNDLVLRKTEQARRPSTHGKLAANWEGPYRVTEVIGNGAY, from the exons ATGCATCCATCCGATCAAAATAAGACAGCCTTTATTACTGAATATGgaaactattgttataaagtcATGCCATTTAACCTTAAGAATGCAGGTGGAATATATCAACGTCTAATGGACAAAGTCTTCGccaaacagatcggcagaaacaTTGAGGTCTACGTTGATGATATGGTCGCCAAGACAAAGTTCGGCAACAATCACCTTAACGACCTTGCAGAAATCTTCGCTCAACTAAGAAAATATAACATGCAGTTAAATTCTGAAAAGTGCACATTCGGCGTCCAGAGCGGCAAATTTCTCGGCTTCATGCTCACAAACCGAG AAAGGGAAAAGAAACAATACCCGATCTATTTTACCAGCAAAACATTACAGAATGCCGAGCTTCGATATCCGAGCATTGAGAAGCTAGCTCTAGCCCTG TtcttggccgactttatcgccgaATTCTTGGTACCAAGTACAACTGAAGACTACATCGAATGGTCTTTATACGTCGATGGGTCCTCGAACCCACAAGGGTGTGGAACAAGTATCATTCTTGATGATAGCCACGGCAACGTCATCGAACATTccctcaattttttatttaaagcaaGCAACAATCAAAGTGAGTATGAAGCGCTAATTGCTGGCCTTAGACTCGCTGCCGACCTAAACATCACCGAACTTAAGGTATATTGCGACTCCTTACTTATTGTCCAGCAG CACATACCAAGGGAGAGTAATGGCCGAGCTGACATTCTGTCTAAACTCGCCAGCACTCAACCAAACGGATCATCACTTTATCAGTCAACACTGTTCAAGCCAAGCATTGAACTAACACAAATCTTAAGTGTAACACAGGAAGCAGACT ACGAGGATTCTCTCGTCCATTACTTAAATGTCTTTGCAGAACAGAAGCCGAGCTTGCACTTGCTGAGGCGCATGAAGGGATTTGTG gacttgaaaataaaacaacaCTTTTCATTAGTAGAGCATCCACAAACAAACGGGCTAAGAGAAGCTGCAAATAAGGCAATACTACATGCTCTAAGAAAGAAACTAGATGATGCAAAAGGCCTCTGGGCCGAGCTTATCCCAAAGATCATATGGGGATACAACACCACAATTCactcaaccacaaaggagacaccCTTCCGGTTAGTCTACGGTTCAGACGCAATGATACCAGTGGAGATCTCTCAATCCTCACTGCGCACCGAAATGGCCGACCATACTACAAAAGACATAGCTCGGCAATCCAAACTCGACCTCGTAGAAGAAGTCAGATCGTCGACAGCAATCAAACATCTGGCCATGCAACAGCACATAGCTCGAAGGTATAATAAAAGACTTCACCCAAGGTCTTTCCAAGTAAATGACCTTGTACTCAGGAAAACAGAACAAGCTAGACGACCATCAACACATGGCAAACTAGCAGCCAATTGGGAAGGCCCTTACCGAGTCACAGAAGTCATCGGCAATGGAGCTTACTGA
- the LOC112769820 gene encoding uncharacterized protein translates to MVEQLLPTPSELLQMVTELRQANQRMAEENQRMANQIANLNNTWIENNNDRQEPTGETEHQSGPTHVSGTARHEEDQPEHDEKARPEDENDHLESSPGPFTAEVMNFVLPRRFTLPTTLTPYDGLGDPKKYIKKFTSIMIVNGASDKVLCRCFPSYLDDPALDWFCSLPAGSISRFRDLSKPFDEHFAGSAIFLHDSDYLNTIRKGKQESLRDYMTRFTKIAMSIPDLHPELELHAIKSGLRPGKFQETIAVAKPKTMAEFREKAKGYIDIEELQQARKTEKSHYRDDDKMRDNKKNFKLTPRYESYTKFNTKRDDIIKEILNLKLIKPPKKSGSYSDSKGADRSKYCSFHQKHGHTTDDCVIVKDLLKQLARQGHLDKYISGHI, encoded by the coding sequence ATGGTTGAACAACTTCTGCCCACACCATCCGAGCTCCTTCAGATGGTGACCGAGTTGCGGCAAGCCAACCAGCGCATGGCTGAAGAGAACCAAAGAATGGCAAATCAAATTGCCAACTTGAATAACACCTGGATCGAAAACAACAACGATCGGCAAGAACCGACAGGAGAAACCGAGCATCAATCAGGACCAACACACGTCTCTGGCACTGCTCGGCATGAGGAAGACCAACCCGAGCATGATGAGAAAGCTCGGCCAGAAGATGAGAATGACCACTTGGAAAGCTCCCCTGGGCCCTTTACGGCCGAAGTGATGAATTTCGTGCTGCCTAGGAGATTCACTTTGCCGACCACCCTGACTCCCTATGACGGGTTGGGTGATCCGAAGAAATACATCAAAAAATTCACCTCCATAATGATAGTAAACGGTGCATCTGATAAAGTTTTATGTCGTTGCTTTCCATCTTACTTAGACGatcctgcacttgattggttttgttctttgcctgcaGGTTCTATTTCTCGCTTTCGAGACCTATCAAAGCCTTTTGATGAGCACTTTGCTGGATCAGCAATTTTCCTACACGACTCTGATTACCTGAATACAATCAGGAAAGGCAAGCAAGAAAGCCTGAGGGATTACATGACGCGCTTCACAAAGATAGCCATGAGTATACCCGACCTCCACCCCGAGTTGGAACTGCACGCCATAAAAAGCGGACTGCGACCAGGAAAATTCCAGGAAACTATTGCTGTAGCCAAACCTAAGACTATGGCCGAGTTCCGTGAAAAGGCTAAAGGATATATCGACATCGAGGAACTCCAACAAGCTCGGAAAACAGAAAAGTCTCACTACAGAGACGACGACAAAATGCGAGACAACAAGAAGAATTTCAAACTAACTCCACGATATGAGTCCTATACTAAATTCAACACCAAGCGCGACGACATCATCAAGGAGATcttgaatttaaaattaatcaagCCACCAAAAAAATCCGGCAGTTACTCAGATTCAAAAGGCGCGGACCGATCAAAATACTGCTCTTTCCACCAGAAGCACGGACACACTACCGATGACTGTGTCATCGTCAAAGACCTACTGAAACAACTAGCTCGGCAAGGTCACCTGGACAAATACATCAGCGGCCACATATAG
- the LOC112770822 gene encoding probable E3 ubiquitin-protein ligase ZFP1: MDKMIASEMDQHRQGYFHSEPGILPRGTGISHPNIRTIVAASGSTSNHDSHYLPPDAYDNGVYVTQYNGVQPQHNRNMAVAATPNLYYSGMNPSSSTGVFPMPLNHRGSDQLPGSGPYAVSLVSSDNFGRSSSFMDDVRGPYKRKSAEGMRGNYQYFNAPASSSTAPPNARHADGVPVMDTASFPLRVPSFVEVGPHGNAWSRSGDSIMVHDHNHLIRGNYVGQHFQPAAPPWLDQQLNSNNNDGHTTAWNQSLPMPYMHAPNVNGGSIESASMGLPRYHETASNRNGLRFPHPPPVNHQHHNYHHPALPMQGVRGHGVNFHPPVTAASFRVPTNPSHSAAMPTPNGFEMGPRHVGPVPSGGLRIYRPHRGVMHETIGHRNIPPMGFLHVDDVALIDEVGNLVDHHRDMRMDIEDMSYEDLLALGERIGNVSTGLSEETIAAQLKTKSYFKPISATNSDEAALDDCEADSCIICQDEYKNKEKIGVLRCEHEYHADCLRKWLIVKNVCPICKSEALTPGGKDV, encoded by the exons ATGGATAAGATGATAGCTTCAGAGATGGACCAACATAGACAAGGTTATTTTCATTCAGAACCCGGTATCCTTCCAAGAGGCACTGGCATCTCGCATCCTAATATCCGTACAATTGTGGCAGCTTCCGGGAGCACAAGTAATCATGATTCCCACTATTTACCACCAGATGCATATGACAATGGCGTATATGTGACACAGTATAACGGGGTTCAACCGCAACATAATCGTAACATGGCCGTTGCAGCCACGCCGAATTTATATTATTCCGGCATGAATCCTTCTTCTAGTACTGGTGTATTCCCTATGCCTCTAAATCATAGAGGCTCTGATCAATTGCCTGGTTCGGGCCCGTATGCAGTGTCTTTAGTTTCTTCGGATAATTTTGGAAGAAGCAGCAGCTTCATGGATGATGTCAGAGGTCCTTACAAGAGGAAAAGTGCTGAAGGCATGAGAGGAAATTATCAGTATTTTAATGCTCCGGCTAGTTCCTCAACTGCTCCCCCTAATGCTAGGCATGCCGACGGGGTTCCGGTAATGGATACTGCGTCTTTTCCTCTGCGCGTCCCTTCATTTGTGGAAGTAGGACCACATGGTAATGCATGGAGCAGATCAGGTGATTCCATTATGGTGCACGATCATAACCATTTGATTCGAGGAAACTATGTAGGGCAGCACTTTCAGCCGGCAGCACCTCCGTGGTTGGACCAGCAGTTGAATAGTAATAACAACGATGGTCATACAACAGCATGGAATCAGTCTCTTCCAATGCCTTATATGCATG CTCCAAATGTTAATGGAGGTTCAATAGAGAGTGCAAGTATGGGTTTGCCAAGGTATCACGAAACGGCGAGCAACAGAAACGGCCTTAGATTTCCTCATCCTCCTCCGGTCAATCACCAGCACCATAATTATCATCATCCGGCACTGCCTATGCAAGGAGTAAGAGGTCACGGTGTTAACTTCCACCCTCCTGTAACTGCGGCTTCATTCAGAGTTCCAACGAATCCTTCACACAGTGCTGCAATGCCCACGCCTAATGGTTTCGAGATGGGCCCCAGGCATGTGGGCCCTGTGCCATCAGGAGGCCTACGCATCTACCGACCTCATAGGGGAGTCATGCATGAAACTATTGGTCACCGAAATATTCCCCCCATGGGTTTCCTTCATGTTGAT GATGTTGCTCTAATCGATGAGGTGGGAAATTTGGTTGACCATCACCGAGACATGCGCATGGACATAGAGGATATGTCTTATGAG GATCTTCTTGCATTGGGTGAGCGGATCGGCAACGTAAGCACTGGTTTATCAGAGGAAACAATTGCGGcccaattgaaaacaaaatcatatttcaaaccGATTTCTGCTACTAATTCAGATGAGGCAGCCTTGGACGACTGCGAAGCTGATTCTTGCATTATATGCCAG GATGAATACAAGAACAAAGAGAAGATCGGAGTTCTGCGATGCGAGCACGAGTACCATGCGGATTGCTTGAGGAAGTGGTTGATTGTGAAGAATGTCTGCCCCATATGCAAATCAGAAGCATTGACTCCTGGAGGGAAGGATGTATAG